Proteins from a genomic interval of uncultured Fibrobacter sp.:
- a CDS encoding MerR family transcriptional regulator: MTYSIGDVVKKTGLSAYTLRYYEKEGLLPFVKKNASGVRAYSDEDLRWLTMIECLKDSGLQIKEIRQYIEWFNEGDSTLSQRLSLFENRRKILEKEMARLTVVMNKIRYKVLLYREAVRVGNLDVATNERRFQHLKKRLFESPDDFDKVTG; this comes from the coding sequence ATGACTTACTCTATAGGCGATGTCGTCAAGAAGACAGGGCTTTCGGCCTATACCCTGCGCTACTATGAAAAAGAGGGCCTGCTTCCCTTTGTCAAGAAGAACGCCTCGGGCGTGCGGGCCTACAGCGACGAAGATCTTCGCTGGCTTACCATGATTGAATGCCTCAAGGATTCGGGATTACAAATCAAGGAAATCCGCCAGTACATCGAGTGGTTCAACGAGGGCGATTCTACGCTTTCTCAAAGGCTGTCCCTTTTTGAAAACCGCCGCAAGATTCTTGAAAAGGAAATGGCCCGCCTTACGGTGGTCATGAACAAGATTCGCTACAAGGTACTCCTGTATCGGGAAGCCGTTCGGGTGGGCAACCTGGATGTCGCCACCAACGAAAGGCGGTTCCAACATCTGAAGAAAAGGTTGTTCGAGTCCCCGGACGATTTTGACAAGGTAACAGGCTAG
- a CDS encoding MBL fold metallo-hydrolase, translating into MKKKKNMIIALSTLFILGTVGVLFLNQAKFGRIPQGDRLERIKQSPHYDGQKFVNDEKTVMMTGDKNLFETTLEFLFGKRSQTVPDTALTVVKTDLKMLPADKDWIVWFGHSSYLMNLSGKKILVDPVFYQGSPVSFVNKMFKGTDVYKPVDMPDIDCLVISHDHWDHLDYQAVKELEPRVKRVVTGLGVGEHFEYWGYPVEKLTELDWWDSADLGEGFNVTATPARHFSGRDLHQNKTLWASFAFKSPKRTVWIGGDTGYGPHFEKIGKKFTDIDLAILENGQYNKDWSLIHTMPEYLGKEMVELGANRYMTVHHSKFCLSKHSYMEPLENAKRAAQESGKPVLMPKIGEVVYLE; encoded by the coding sequence ATGAAGAAAAAGAAAAATATGATTATCGCACTTTCGACCCTTTTTATTCTGGGAACCGTTGGCGTGCTATTCCTGAACCAGGCAAAATTTGGGCGTATTCCTCAAGGCGATCGTCTTGAACGCATCAAGCAGTCACCGCATTACGATGGTCAAAAGTTCGTGAATGACGAAAAGACCGTCATGATGACAGGCGATAAGAACTTGTTTGAAACGACGCTTGAATTCTTGTTCGGCAAAAGATCGCAAACCGTTCCCGATACAGCGCTAACAGTCGTCAAGACGGATTTGAAAATGCTCCCTGCCGATAAGGATTGGATTGTCTGGTTCGGACACTCTTCGTATTTGATGAACTTATCTGGGAAGAAGATTCTTGTGGATCCCGTATTTTATCAGGGTTCGCCAGTAAGCTTTGTGAACAAGATGTTCAAGGGAACCGACGTTTACAAGCCTGTTGACATGCCGGATATCGATTGCCTGGTTATTTCGCACGATCATTGGGATCATCTGGATTATCAGGCCGTGAAGGAACTCGAACCGCGCGTAAAGCGTGTGGTGACGGGGCTTGGTGTGGGTGAACATTTTGAATACTGGGGATATCCCGTTGAAAAACTTACGGAACTCGACTGGTGGGATTCCGCCGACTTGGGCGAAGGCTTTAACGTGACGGCGACTCCGGCAAGGCATTTTTCGGGCCGTGATCTGCACCAGAACAAGACTCTGTGGGCGTCTTTCGCGTTCAAGTCCCCAAAACGCACCGTTTGGATTGGTGGCGATACGGGGTACGGTCCGCACTTCGAGAAAATCGGAAAGAAATTTACCGACATCGATTTGGCGATTCTTGAAAACGGGCAGTATAACAAGGACTGGTCGCTCATCCACACCATGCCGGAATACCTGGGCAAGGAAATGGTGGAACTCGGTGCGAACCGCTACATGACTGTTCACCATTCCAAGTTCTGCTTGAGCAAGCATTCATACATGGAACCGCTGGAAAACGCGAAACGGGCTGCCCAGGAATCGGGCAAGCCCGTATTGATGCCGAAAATAGGCGAAGTCGTGTACTTGGAGTAA
- a CDS encoding AraC family transcriptional regulator, producing MKRKSINENNIRKVDISLLDFLKQSNTIPGKIVFFDNIEGLETSGYFYLQGIIFFLIERGNSTIEVNTTTYELKKGCVFVVFPGQTIHVIHTSDDLKPLCIACSIDMMNDLMSQIKDSLQFIQYAKQAPFQQRDGEDFEQLKKSFRHLQEKIKVTKDNRYHYQIIKNLVLSIAFECTEILTERSVESQGSSRKNALFNAFLQKVEERHRKEHSVKYYAYELCVTPKYLSTVVEELSGKGAKQWIDEFIALDAKVLLQSSQKNIQEISNELNFIDASLFGKFFRRMTGMTPKAFRDKKE from the coding sequence ATGAAAAGAAAATCCATAAACGAAAATAACATAAGAAAAGTCGATATTTCCCTATTAGACTTCTTAAAGCAGTCCAATACTATTCCAGGGAAAATTGTCTTTTTTGATAACATTGAAGGATTAGAAACCTCCGGTTATTTTTATCTGCAAGGCATTATCTTTTTCTTAATCGAAAGAGGTAACAGTACAATTGAAGTGAATACAACAACATACGAGTTGAAAAAGGGGTGCGTTTTTGTAGTATTTCCAGGCCAAACCATCCATGTCATTCACACAAGCGACGACTTAAAACCGTTATGCATTGCATGTTCCATAGACATGATGAACGACTTAATGTCCCAAATCAAAGACAGTTTACAATTTATTCAGTATGCAAAGCAAGCTCCGTTCCAACAAAGAGATGGTGAAGATTTTGAGCAATTAAAAAAATCCTTCAGGCACCTGCAAGAAAAAATAAAAGTTACAAAAGACAATCGTTACCACTATCAAATCATTAAAAACCTTGTGCTATCCATAGCCTTTGAATGCACTGAAATTTTAACAGAAAGAAGCGTTGAATCACAGGGATCTAGCCGCAAGAATGCATTATTCAACGCTTTCTTACAAAAAGTCGAAGAGCGTCACCGTAAAGAACACAGCGTCAAGTATTACGCCTATGAACTTTGCGTCACCCCTAAATACCTTTCTACCGTTGTTGAAGAACTGAGTGGCAAAGGCGCAAAACAATGGATTGACGAATTTATCGCCCTAGACGCGAAAGTCCTTTTACAATCGTCACAAAAGAACATTCAAGAAATTTCTAACGAGCTAAACTTTATTGATGCAAGCCTGTTCGGGAAATTTTTCAGACGCATGACTGGGATGACGCCTAAGGCTTTCCGCGATAAAAAAGAATAA